Genomic window (Macrobrachium nipponense isolate FS-2020 chromosome 35, ASM1510439v2, whole genome shotgun sequence):
taaagaaaaaaccttggttcctacctgaatgggcagaagacttcatggatactgtctatgagtctgcttgcctcaagagcttcggcgaggatgagacctgtgaccgAAAACCCTTCTGGATCTAGTCAATGGGGGCTGGCCCACTTATTTGACAGAGCCTTCTAGTGGATCGTgacaatgggggctgacccacttacatggcagaaaaCCTTAACCTGTTattcatatcaatggggactagccctaaCTTATTactgacagagctttaggtaccaaaatacaacaaggagcacaacagccaatcccgaccacctgaccaaacTAACATTGTTAGagctacgatttgaaaggggtacCCTTCCAATAGCCTCttccaaacaaccataaaaacacatcaCAAACTGTTAAAAAATGCCTAACTTAAACTAAACTAGATAGGATTAGCTTCAGCTCCCTCTCCCAGCAACGAATCTGCAGATACGTAAGCTCcaagtgaaaagcacttctcatatgtcactcgTACGTCTCtcaaataatgagatgcaaaaactgaattgcacctccagtagGTAGACTCGAAGAGAGTCTGGAGAGAAAAAGTTTTTGTGAAATGCCAAAGaggtagctatggctctcacctcatgagctttcactcttagGAGCTCAAGGTGCTCGTCATCACAGGAAAAATGAGCTTCCTTAATTACGTCCTTGATGAAGAAAGCTTGGGCATTCTTAGAAATGGCTCTCTTCGGATCTCTAACCGAGCACCAGAGACTCTTCGTATTACCTCCTAGTTGCCTTTTCCTCTCAAGGTAGAATTTGAGGCttctgactggacacaaagtcctctctaaTTCTCTTCCTGCAATCGAAGACAGTCCCATAACTTCGAAAGTTCTTGGCcatggtttagaagggttctcattctttgccaggaaaagGGGTTTGAAGGAACAAATTGCTGAGTCCTTCTTGAACCCAACTTTGCCTTCTAAAGCTTGTAgttcgctaatccttttagctgaagCTAGAGCAAAGAGAAACAAAGACTTCCTTGTTAAGTCTCTAAAGGGGGCTGTATGCGGAGGCTCGAACTTGCTCGACATTAAAAATCTtagaaccacatccaggttccaactgggTGGTCTAGCAGTCTTGGTCTTAGCAGTTTCaaaagacctaatcagatcatggaGGCCTCTGTCTTCTGAAATAttcaggcctctatgcctgaagacagaGGAGAGCATACTCCTATATCCTTTAATCGTGAAGGCAGCAAGCTTGCACTTCTCCCTGAAGTAAAGGAAGAAGTCGGCCAtgtctgttacagaggtactggaagaggataccatCTGAGCTCTGCTCCATCTtcgaaacacctcccacttcgactggtagacgcgTAAGGTAGagggtctcctggctcttgcaatagcctttgcAGCTTTGCGTGAAAAAACccttgctctgacgagtccttcgacagtctgaaggcagtcagactgagagcggggaggtttttgtgaaatctgtcgaagtggggctgtttgagaagatcgctcctgagTGGAAGCCTCGGAAaatccaccatccattccagtacctctgtgcaccaatcttgagctggccagAAAGGGGCGATCAGAGTTAGTTTTGCTCCTTCCGCTGAGGCAAACTTCCTCACTACTTCTCATAAgatcttgaaagggggaaaagcgtacccgtcgatTCCCGACCAGTCCAGAAGAAgaccgtctactgctactgcccttGGGTCTGAAGTTGgtgagcagtagttctccagtcTTGCATTCCAATGGGTCGCAAACAGGTCTAGGTTTGGTCTTCCCCAGAGGTTCCACAGTTTGTTGAACActtctggatggagagtccattccgtgggaaggacttggtctcttctgctgagaagatctgccctcacattcctttctccttggatgaacctggtgaggagagtgATGTTCCTTTCCTTGGTCCATAGAAGCAACTCCCTTGctttctcgtaaagggagaaggaatgtgttcctccctgcttcctgatgtaagctagggctgtggtgttgtctgcgttcaCTTGCAACACCGATCCTGTGACCTGAGACTCGAAGTGAAGGAgggccagatgaactgctgccaactcctttttgttgatgtgccagggcACCTGTtctcctctccaggtgcctgacacttctctcgcacctagagttgctccccaacccAACTCCGAGGCATCTGAAAATAACACTAGGCGAGGGCTGGGCACACGAAGATACAAGCCTTGGTTGAGTCTTTGTGGGTCCaaccaccaacggagatcctcctTTATCCTTTCTGTGAGATGGAAGGAGTCCGACAGGTCTTGGGACTTCTGATCCCATTTTTCCTTCAGGTAaaactgaaggggtcttaggtgcagccttcctaaagaaatgaactgttccatcgaggaaagggtccccagaagactcatccactccctcgcataacattgttctttctctaggaaggctgccaCTTTCTGTAAGCAGCGATCTTTCTTTCCTGGGAAGGAAAcgcttgaaaaccccgagaatccatcagaatccccagatagacaatgctttgctggggaatcatctgggactTCTCAAGGTTTACTAACAGTCCTAAGGACTGGGTCAATTCTAAAGTCAGTgacaagtcctccagacagcgaTCTTTTGACTGGGCAcgaatcaaccagtcgtccagatacaaggAGATCCttactccctccaaatgtagccaatgcgctacatttttcattaggcccgtgaacacttgaggggccgtcgaaagcCCGAAACATAGAGCCcgaaactggaacactttccctcgTACCATGAatcggaggtacttcctggacgaAGGATGAATTGgtacgtggaaatacgcatcttgaaggtccagggacaccatccagtaaCCTGGACGAAGCGCCGAAAGAACAGAGGATGTTGTCTCCATCAAGAACTACTTTATTACGAAGAAGTTCAGAGCacttacatccaaaaccggcctccaccctccTGAGGTTTTTGGCACCAAAaacagccgattgtaaaaccctggggaatGGAGCTCTTGTACCtgttctatggcctccttgtccagCATTTGTTCCACTAATTGCAGAAGGGCTTGGTTTCATACAGGATCCTTGTATCTTgccgttaactcccttggagttgtcgtcaagggaggcttctccctgaaggggattaagtatcctctctcgaggatggagagggaccaggcgtccgcccctctctgtgcccagactttggcaaaactcagcagtctggcacctactTTGGTCTGGAGGACTCGCACTTCATTGGGTCTTCCTGAAAGATCTTCTCGAAGATCTTCCTCTCCTCTCGGGCCTTCTCCTCCTGAGAGAGACTCTAGTAGCAGTCTTCCCTCAAACTGCTGGAAAGGCACCTTCTCCCTCTTGGTCACAGGGACCACAGGTTTCAACCTCTTCGCCGATTGGgccagaagatcctgtgttgccttctccgACAAGGACCTAGAGATGTCCTTCACTGTCTCTTGAGGGAAAAGGTGGCTGGACAGGGGCGAGTACAGCAGAGAGGACCTCTGGAGAGGAGATACAGACTTAGCCAGGAAGGAGCTgtaaactgatctcttcttaaggatgcCTGATCCAAAAAGGGACGCAATTTCCGTAGAACCATCCATGACCGCTTTGTCCAAACAGGAGAGGACGCTGGATAATTCGTCCATACTGACAAAGTCAGGGTCCTGAACCCTCTTGGCCAGAGCTCCCAGGGACCAGTCcatgaagttgaaaacttccaaagtACGGAaaaggcccttgaggagatggtccatctcacacatcccccaagaaGCCTTAGCTGAAAGTAGAGAGCGCCTTCTAGAAGAGTCCACTAGTGATGAGAAATCCGAATCAGCAGACGAGGGAAGACCCAATCCCATGGGCTGCTTGGTATCATACCAGATACCTAGCTTTCCTGCCAGCTtagaaggagggcaggaaaaaacagtCTTCCCTGCTTCCTTCTTAGAAAGAAGCCACGCCTCTAATCTCTTAaaagctttcttcatagaaagggTAGGGCGCATCCTTACGAAGGAGGGGGACTTGGACAACTTCCGGCTGGAGAGCAGCGATCCTGGAGAGGGAGGGTCCGCTGGACGTAGAGAGTCTCCGAATTCCTGAAGAGTAAAGCTGAAGTCTCTTGTAATAAGACACCCCAGCATCTTTAGGGGATTCCTCTTCTGAGACATCCTCCAACGTTGCAGCCGAAGAAGAGGGCTTCCTAGGTGAAGAACTCTTAGCAGGAGAGGTGCTTCTCTCCCTAGAAGATTTCTTGATCCTGTTTGGAGAGGAGCTTGCTTCCGCTTGAGGGCACTTGGCAGGAGTAAGGTGCCTCCTGCTAGCCTGGATCCTGCTAGAATCCTAGAATCTCCCAGGatcctggcgcctgtcaggagaggcgcttgcgacTCTTAAAGGGCACCTGGAAGGAGAAAGGCGCCTGCTATTAACTAGGCTCTTGGGCTCCTGGCACCtgccaggagaggcgcttgcgtccctTAGAGAGTGCCTGGAAGGAGTAAGGGGCCTGGAAGGAGAAAAGCGCCTGCCATGATCccggcgcctgtcaggagaggtgCTTGCGTTCCTTAGagggcgcctggaaggagtaaggCGCCTGCCATGATCCTGGCAcctgtcaggagaggcgcttgagTCCCTTAGAGGGA
Coding sequences:
- the LOC135208347 gene encoding uncharacterized protein LOC135208347, with product MLCEGVDESSGDPFLDGTVHFFRKAAPKTPSVLPEGKMGSEVPRPVGLLPSHRKDKGGSPLVVGPTKTQPRLVSSCAQPSPSVIFRCLGVGLGSNSRCERSVRHLERRTGALAHQQKGVGSSSSGPPSLRVSGHRIGVASERRQHHSPSLHQEAGRNTFLLPLRESKGVASMDQGKEHHSPHQVHPRRKECEGRSSQQKRPSPSHGMDSPSRSVQQTVEPLGKTKPRPVCDPLECKTGELLLTNFRPKGSSSRRSSSGLVGNRRVRFSPFQDLMRSSEEVCLSGRSKTNSDRPFLASSRLVHRGTGMDGGFSEASTQERSSQTAPLRQISQKPPRSQSDCLQTVEGLVRARVFSRKAAKAIARARRPSTLRVYQSKWEVFRRWSRAQMVSSSSTSVTDMADFFLYFREKCKLAAFTIKGYRSMLSSVFRHRGLNISEDRGLHDLIRSFETAKTKTARPPSWNLDVVLRFLMSSKFEPPHTAPFRDLTRKSLFLFALASAKRISELQALEGKVGFKKDSAICSFKPLFLAKNENPSKPWPRTFEVMGLSSIAGRELERTLCPVRSLKFYLERKRQLGGNTKSLWCSVRDPKRAISKNAQAFFIKDVIKEAHFSCDDEHLELLRVKAHERVLCGRRGGALWPLQTVVGSHPESLSSSLQIAVSSHPEN